A single window of Hippocampus zosterae strain Florida chromosome 15, ASM2543408v3, whole genome shotgun sequence DNA harbors:
- the LOC127587604 gene encoding golgin subfamily A member 6-like protein 22 isoform X48, whose amino-acid sequence MGPENERQSQPPGCSSSARLGVTLTCADFEGSREASKTIWTNTGLNRTPQVEVHCPCKAGDNNKGFGSFVKRLMDAEAAIVSAAAQLLSFKDILKDAPSSAVNRQHTVKHRKLLLQKMEDFRQINQAVRQRLNQLLDEETDRLDASTKIDGLLNKILQIERENQLLKGDLGVTQRRAEELMYLQQKEQENIKSALNIAKSAEGTRARIQGQLRNKEAENNRLTVQVRTLERTLTQHKAELDDLKASMAALIEQTSQEKEALKKASRVHKQKAERFEATLEKSLTQLQDKDAQLSYLQVKIDTWKREMEQLTEENHKLTTHVELLQKQGITISMKMQKDMEKQAVMVKEREREWEERVRQREKERIKGKEAWAEEREKEQMEWETRVKELEDRMKERKEQEHREREWVKEREAREKELEDRMKERKEQEHKEREWVKEREAREKELEDRMKERKEQEYRERKWAKGREARERELEDRMKERKEQEHKEREWVKEREEREKELEDRMKERKEQEHKEREWVKEREAREKELEDKVKERKEQENKEREWLKEREVREKELDGKMKERKEQDHMEREWVKGKEPREKELEDRMKERKEQENKEREWSKEREAREKEFEDRIKERKEQANKEKEWVKEREVMEKDLEDRMKERKEQEHKEREWEKERREWEDREKERSTGRAERERERRDWQKQYEEREKEWVREGERREMEKAREGTSNTREWQERRVEEVAETSSGHGGMAHQLERFKVQKEHDSGSYAMFKLEKQLAECEAALVQEKSEKDRIVEQIQKKLEKQLAECEAALVQEKSVSSEKDRVVEQVQKKLEKRLAECEAALVQEKSVSSEKDSTIEQVQKKVATLEAELSDAKLQYKNVSEELQKMQGEDSKAQQVRQELQGRVEELQHLPKTLKKTELRLLACQEKLQTSERKCSEQAEDITKLQFELQAQVNLVRSAVELRESADKTRSQVQEQVDRLQNTLEQLRQEKLDLERRLETQEQTLRHSSQLLEQRSTQCSELERQLEQRTFECKMLNQQLTQNSTDFLDFKEEVKNVKEQVLSKNEALQSTVNELRLLRQSKMKAEKHYEARVKELQLNLDQCESHKKSMQNYVDFLKNSYLMIFEDPISTFWSSAFVN is encoded by the exons ATGGGTCCCGAGAATGAACGGCAGAGTCAACCTCCTGGCTGCAGTTCCTCAGCCAGGCTGGGTGTGACACTGACTTGTGCAGACTTCGAAGGCTCTCGTGAAGCCTCAAAGACCATCTGGACGAACACTGGTCTCAACAGAACGCCACAGGTTGAGGTCCACTG TCCGTGTAAGGCAGGGGacaacaacaaagggtttgGATCATTCGTGAAGAGACTAATGGATGCCGAAGCTGCCATCGTCTCTGCAGCCGCACAGCTCCTGTCATTCAAAGACATTCTGAAG GATGCTCCGTCGTCTGCAGTCAACCGGCAGCACACGGTAAAGCACAGAAAACTCTTGCTCCAAAAAATGGAGGACTTTCGTCAAATTAACCAGGCTGTGCGCCAAAGACTGAACCAGCttctggatgaggag ACTGATCGCCTTGATGCGAGCACTAAGATTGATGGTTTGCTGAATAAGATCCTCCAGATTGAACGTGAaaatcag CTTTTAAAAGGTGACCTTGGTGTAACACAAAGAAGAGCGGAAGAGCTGATGTATCTGCAGCAAAAAGAACAG GAGAACATCAAGAGTGCTCTTAACATAGCTAAGTCTGCAGAAGGCACTCGCGCCCGTATACAGGGGCAGCTACGCAACAAGGAGGCGGAAAACAATCGATTGACTGTGCAAGTGCGG ACACTTGAGCGAACCCTAACTCAACACAAGGCAGAGCTAGATGACCTTAAAGCATCCATGGCGGCTCTGATAGAACAGACCTCGCAGGAGAAGGAGGCCCTCAAGAAGGCCTCACGTGTGCACAAGCAGAAAGCTGAGCGATTCGAGGCCACCCTTGAGAAAAGCTTGACTCAGCTGCAGGATAAG GACGCACAGCTGTCATATCTCCAAGTAAAGATAGACACGTGGAAGCGGGAGATGGAGCAACTGACTGAGGAGAACCACAAACTAACTACTCACGTGGAGTTACTGCAAAA GCAAGGAATCACCATCTCGATGAAGATGCAGAAGGACATGGAGAAGCAGGCGGTAATGGTgaaggagcgagagagagaatggGAGGAGAGGGTCAGGCAAAGGGAGAAAGAGAGGATCAAGGGAAAGGAGGCCTGGGCGGAGGAGAGGGAGAAGGAACAGATGGAATGGGAGACGAGGGTGAAGGAACTGGAGGACAGGATGAAGGAAAGGAAGGAGCAGGAGCACAGGGAGAGGGAATGGGTGAAGGAAAGGGAGGCGAGAGAGAAGGAATTGGAGGACAGGATGAAGGAAAGGAAGGAGCAGGAGCACAAGGAGAGGGAATGGGTGAAGGAAAGGGAGGCGAGAGAGAAGGAATTGGAGGACAGAATGAAGGAAAGGAAGGAGCAGGAGTACAGGGAGAGGAAATGGGCGAAGGGAAGGGAGGCAAGGGAGAGGGAATTGGAGGACAGAATGAAGGAAAGGAAGGAGCAGGAGCACAAGGAGAGGGAATGGGTGAAGGAACGGGAGGAGAGGGAGAAGGAATTGGAGGACAGGATGAAGGAAAGGAAGGAGCAGGAGCACAAGGAGAGGGAATGGGTGAAGGAACGGGAGGCGAGGGAGAAGGAATTGGAGGACAAGgtgaaggaaaggaaggaacAGGAGAACAAGGAGAGGGAATGGTTGAAGGAAAGGGAGGTGAGGGAGAAGGAATTAGATGGCAAAatgaaggaaaggaaggaacAGGATCACATGGAGAGGGAATGGGTGAAGGGAAAGGAGCCGAGGGAGAAGGAATTAGAGGACAGGatgaaggaaaggaaggaacAGGAGAACAAGGAGAGGGAATGGTCGAAGGAAAGGGAGGCAAGGGAGAAAGAATTTGAGGACAGGATTAAGGAAAGGAAGGAGCAGGCGAACAAGGAGAAGGAATGGGTAAAGGAAAGGGAGGTGATGGAAAAGGACTTGGAGGACAGGATGAAGGAAAGGAAGGAGCAGGAGCACAAGGAGAGAGAATGGGAGAAGGAAAGGAGGGAGTGGGAAGACAGAGAGAAGGAACGATCGACGGGAAGGGCAgaaagggagagggagaggagagATTGGCAGAAGCAATATGAGGAGAGGGAGAAGGAATGGGTGAGAGAGGGGGAAAGGAGGGAAATGGAGAAGGCGAGAGAGGGCACCTCCAACACGCGGGAGTGGCAAGAAAGGAGAGTGGAGGAAGTGGCGGAGACTTCCTCGGGACATGGCGGTATGGCGCATCAGCTTGAAAGATTCAAAGTGCAAAAGGAGCACGACAGCGGCAGTTATGCTATGTTCAAG TTGGAGAAGCAGCTCGCTGAATGTGAGGCAGCCCTGGTCCAAGAGAAGAGTGAGAAGGACCGCATCGTTGAACAGATTCAAAAGAAG TTGGAGAAGCAGCTTGCTGAATGTGAGGCAGCCCTGGTCCAAGAGAAGAGTGTATCGAGTGAGAAGGACCGCGTCGTTGAACAGGTTCAAAAGAAG TTGGAGAAGCGGCTTGCTGAATGTGAGGCAGCCCTGGTCCAAGAGAAGAGTGTGTCAAGTGAGAAGGACAGCACCATTGAACAGGTTCAAAAGAAG GTTGCAACGCTGGAAGCAGAGTTGAGCGATGCGAAACTCCAATATAAAAATGTGTCAGAGGAGCTTCAGAAAATGCAAGGAGAAGACTCAAAAGCTCAACAG GTGAGGCAGGAGCTGCAGGGCCGCGTCGAAGAGCTGCAGCATTTGCCTAAAACGCTGAAAAAGACCGAGCTGAGGCTGCTCGCTTGCCAGGAGAAGCTACAAACCTCAGAGAGGAAGTGCTCAGAACAGGCGGAGGACATTACGAAGCTGCAGTTTGAG CTGCAGGCTCAAGTGAATTTGGTGAGATCGGCCGTGGAGCTGAGAGAGTCCGCTGACAAGACCCGTTCGCAAGTGCAAGAACAAGTagacaggctgcaaaa TACGCTGGAGCAGCTGCGCCAAGAGAAACTGGACTTGGAACGTAGGCTGGAGACCCAAGAGCAAACTCTTCGCCACAGCAGCCAGCTACTTGAGCAACGCTCTACGCAGTGCTCGGAGCTCGAACGCCAGCTAGAGCAACGGACGTTCGAATGCAAAATGCTCAACCAGCAGCTGACTCAAAACTCAACAGACTTTTTGGATTTCAAAGAAGAG gtgaaaaatgtcaaagagcAAGTTCTGTCTAAAAACGAGGCCCTTCAGAGCACTGTGAACGAACTGAGGCTTCTCCGTCAGAGCAAGATGAAG GCGGAGAAGCATTATGAGGCGCGTGTGAAAGAGCTGCAGCTCAACCTTGACCAGTGCGAAAGCCACAAGAAGAGCATGCAGAACTACGTGGACTTTCTCAAAAACTCTTACCTGATGATATTTGAAGATCCAATATCCACTTTTTGGTCTTCAGCGTTTGTGAACTGA
- the LOC127587604 gene encoding golgin subfamily A member 6-like protein 22 isoform X30 — translation MGPENERQSQPPGCSSSARLGVTLTCADFEGSREASKTIWTNTGLNRTPQVEVHCPCKAGDNNKGFGSFVKRLMDAEAAIVSAAAQLLSFKDILKDAPSSAVNRQHTVKHRKLLLQKMEDFRQINQAVRQRLNQLLDEETDRLDASTKIDGLLNKILQIERENQLLKGDLGVTQRRAEELMYLQQKEQENIKSALNIAKSAEGTRARIQGQLRNKEAENNRLTVQVRTLERTLTQHKAELDDLKASMAALIEQTSQEKEALKKASRVHKQKAERFEATLEKSLTQLQDKDAQLSYLQVKIDTWKREMEQLTEENHKLTTHVELLQKQGITISMKMQKDMEKQAVMVKEREREWEERVRQREKERIKGKEAWAEEREKEQMEWETRVKELEDRMKERKEQEHREREWVKEREAREKELEDRMKERKEQEHKEREWVKEREAREKELEDRMKERKEQEYRERKWAKGREARERELEDRMKERKEQEHKEREWVKEREEREKELEDRMKERKEQEHKEREWVKEREAREKELEDKVKERKEQENKEREWLKEREVREKELDGKMKERKEQDHMEREWVKGKEPREKELEDRMKERKEQENKEREWSKEREAREKEFEDRIKERKEQANKEKEWVKEREVMEKDLEDRMKERKEQEHKEREWEKERREWEDREKERSTGRAERERERRDWQKQYEEREKEWVREGERREMEKAREGTSNTREWQERRVEEVAETSSGHGGMAHQLERFKVQKEHDSGSYAMFKLEKQLAECEAALVQEKSVSSEKDRVVEQVQKKLEKQLAEYEAALVQEKSEKDRVVEQIQKKLEKQLAECEAALVQEKSASSEKDRVVERVQKKLEKQRAEYEAALDQEKSVSSDKDCVIEQVQKKLEKRLAECEAALVQEKSEKDRTVKQIQKKLEKQLAECEAALVQEKNASSEKERTVEKVQKKLEKRLAECEAALVQEKSVSSEKDSTIEQVQKKVATLEAELSDAKLQYKNVSEELQKMQGEDSKAQQVRQELQGRVEELQHLPKTLKKTELRLLACQEKLQTSERKCSEQAEDITKLQFELQAQVNLVRSAVELRESADKTRSQVQEQVDRLQNTLEQLRQEKLDLERRLETQEQTLRHSSQLLEQRSTQCSELERQLEQRTFECKMLNQQLTQNSTDFLDFKEEVKNVKEQVLSKNEALQSTVNELRLLRQSKMKAEKHYEARVKELQLNLDQCESHKKSMQNYVDFLKNSYLMIFEDPISTFWSSAFVN, via the exons ATGGGTCCCGAGAATGAACGGCAGAGTCAACCTCCTGGCTGCAGTTCCTCAGCCAGGCTGGGTGTGACACTGACTTGTGCAGACTTCGAAGGCTCTCGTGAAGCCTCAAAGACCATCTGGACGAACACTGGTCTCAACAGAACGCCACAGGTTGAGGTCCACTG TCCGTGTAAGGCAGGGGacaacaacaaagggtttgGATCATTCGTGAAGAGACTAATGGATGCCGAAGCTGCCATCGTCTCTGCAGCCGCACAGCTCCTGTCATTCAAAGACATTCTGAAG GATGCTCCGTCGTCTGCAGTCAACCGGCAGCACACGGTAAAGCACAGAAAACTCTTGCTCCAAAAAATGGAGGACTTTCGTCAAATTAACCAGGCTGTGCGCCAAAGACTGAACCAGCttctggatgaggag ACTGATCGCCTTGATGCGAGCACTAAGATTGATGGTTTGCTGAATAAGATCCTCCAGATTGAACGTGAaaatcag CTTTTAAAAGGTGACCTTGGTGTAACACAAAGAAGAGCGGAAGAGCTGATGTATCTGCAGCAAAAAGAACAG GAGAACATCAAGAGTGCTCTTAACATAGCTAAGTCTGCAGAAGGCACTCGCGCCCGTATACAGGGGCAGCTACGCAACAAGGAGGCGGAAAACAATCGATTGACTGTGCAAGTGCGG ACACTTGAGCGAACCCTAACTCAACACAAGGCAGAGCTAGATGACCTTAAAGCATCCATGGCGGCTCTGATAGAACAGACCTCGCAGGAGAAGGAGGCCCTCAAGAAGGCCTCACGTGTGCACAAGCAGAAAGCTGAGCGATTCGAGGCCACCCTTGAGAAAAGCTTGACTCAGCTGCAGGATAAG GACGCACAGCTGTCATATCTCCAAGTAAAGATAGACACGTGGAAGCGGGAGATGGAGCAACTGACTGAGGAGAACCACAAACTAACTACTCACGTGGAGTTACTGCAAAA GCAAGGAATCACCATCTCGATGAAGATGCAGAAGGACATGGAGAAGCAGGCGGTAATGGTgaaggagcgagagagagaatggGAGGAGAGGGTCAGGCAAAGGGAGAAAGAGAGGATCAAGGGAAAGGAGGCCTGGGCGGAGGAGAGGGAGAAGGAACAGATGGAATGGGAGACGAGGGTGAAGGAACTGGAGGACAGGATGAAGGAAAGGAAGGAGCAGGAGCACAGGGAGAGGGAATGGGTGAAGGAAAGGGAGGCGAGAGAGAAGGAATTGGAGGACAGGATGAAGGAAAGGAAGGAGCAGGAGCACAAGGAGAGGGAATGGGTGAAGGAAAGGGAGGCGAGAGAGAAGGAATTGGAGGACAGAATGAAGGAAAGGAAGGAGCAGGAGTACAGGGAGAGGAAATGGGCGAAGGGAAGGGAGGCAAGGGAGAGGGAATTGGAGGACAGAATGAAGGAAAGGAAGGAGCAGGAGCACAAGGAGAGGGAATGGGTGAAGGAACGGGAGGAGAGGGAGAAGGAATTGGAGGACAGGATGAAGGAAAGGAAGGAGCAGGAGCACAAGGAGAGGGAATGGGTGAAGGAACGGGAGGCGAGGGAGAAGGAATTGGAGGACAAGgtgaaggaaaggaaggaacAGGAGAACAAGGAGAGGGAATGGTTGAAGGAAAGGGAGGTGAGGGAGAAGGAATTAGATGGCAAAatgaaggaaaggaaggaacAGGATCACATGGAGAGGGAATGGGTGAAGGGAAAGGAGCCGAGGGAGAAGGAATTAGAGGACAGGatgaaggaaaggaaggaacAGGAGAACAAGGAGAGGGAATGGTCGAAGGAAAGGGAGGCAAGGGAGAAAGAATTTGAGGACAGGATTAAGGAAAGGAAGGAGCAGGCGAACAAGGAGAAGGAATGGGTAAAGGAAAGGGAGGTGATGGAAAAGGACTTGGAGGACAGGATGAAGGAAAGGAAGGAGCAGGAGCACAAGGAGAGAGAATGGGAGAAGGAAAGGAGGGAGTGGGAAGACAGAGAGAAGGAACGATCGACGGGAAGGGCAgaaagggagagggagaggagagATTGGCAGAAGCAATATGAGGAGAGGGAGAAGGAATGGGTGAGAGAGGGGGAAAGGAGGGAAATGGAGAAGGCGAGAGAGGGCACCTCCAACACGCGGGAGTGGCAAGAAAGGAGAGTGGAGGAAGTGGCGGAGACTTCCTCGGGACATGGCGGTATGGCGCATCAGCTTGAAAGATTCAAAGTGCAAAAGGAGCACGACAGCGGCAGTTATGCTATGTTCAAG TTGGAGAAGCAGCTTGCTGAATGTGAGGCAGCCCTGGTCCAAGAGAAGAGTGTATCGAGTGAGAAGGACCGCGTCGTTGAACAGGTTCAAAAGAAG TTGGAGAAGCAACTTGCTGAATATGAGGCAGCCCTGGTCCAAGAGAAGAGTGAGAAGGACCGTGTCGTTGAACAGATTCAAAAGAAG TTGGAGAAGCAACTGGCTGAATGTGAGGCAGCTCTGGTCCAAGAGAAGAGTGCGTCAAGTGAGAAGGACCGCGTCGTTGAACGGGTTCAAAAGAAG TTGGAGAAGCAGCGTGCTGAATATGAAGCAGCCCTGGACCAAGAGAAGAGTGTGTCGAGTGACAAGGACTGTGTCATTGAACAGGTTCAAAAGAAG TTGGAGAAGCGGCTTGCTGAATGTGAGGCAGCCCTGGTCCAAGAGAAGAGTGAGAAGGACCGCACCGTTAAACAGATTCAAAAGAAG TTGGAGAAGCAACTGGCTGAATGTGAGGCAGCTCTGGTCCAAGAGAAGAATGCGTCGAGTGAGAAGGAACGCACCGTTGAAAAGGTTCAAAAGAAG TTGGAGAAGCGGCTTGCTGAATGTGAGGCAGCCCTGGTCCAAGAGAAGAGTGTGTCAAGTGAGAAGGACAGCACCATTGAACAGGTTCAAAAGAAG GTTGCAACGCTGGAAGCAGAGTTGAGCGATGCGAAACTCCAATATAAAAATGTGTCAGAGGAGCTTCAGAAAATGCAAGGAGAAGACTCAAAAGCTCAACAG GTGAGGCAGGAGCTGCAGGGCCGCGTCGAAGAGCTGCAGCATTTGCCTAAAACGCTGAAAAAGACCGAGCTGAGGCTGCTCGCTTGCCAGGAGAAGCTACAAACCTCAGAGAGGAAGTGCTCAGAACAGGCGGAGGACATTACGAAGCTGCAGTTTGAG CTGCAGGCTCAAGTGAATTTGGTGAGATCGGCCGTGGAGCTGAGAGAGTCCGCTGACAAGACCCGTTCGCAAGTGCAAGAACAAGTagacaggctgcaaaa TACGCTGGAGCAGCTGCGCCAAGAGAAACTGGACTTGGAACGTAGGCTGGAGACCCAAGAGCAAACTCTTCGCCACAGCAGCCAGCTACTTGAGCAACGCTCTACGCAGTGCTCGGAGCTCGAACGCCAGCTAGAGCAACGGACGTTCGAATGCAAAATGCTCAACCAGCAGCTGACTCAAAACTCAACAGACTTTTTGGATTTCAAAGAAGAG gtgaaaaatgtcaaagagcAAGTTCTGTCTAAAAACGAGGCCCTTCAGAGCACTGTGAACGAACTGAGGCTTCTCCGTCAGAGCAAGATGAAG GCGGAGAAGCATTATGAGGCGCGTGTGAAAGAGCTGCAGCTCAACCTTGACCAGTGCGAAAGCCACAAGAAGAGCATGCAGAACTACGTGGACTTTCTCAAAAACTCTTACCTGATGATATTTGAAGATCCAATATCCACTTTTTGGTCTTCAGCGTTTGTGAACTGA
- the LOC127587604 gene encoding trichohyalin-like isoform X47: MGPENERQSQPPGCSSSARLGVTLTCADFEGSREASKTIWTNTGLNRTPQVEVHCPCKAGDNNKGFGSFVKRLMDAEAAIVSAAAQLLSFKDILKDAPSSAVNRQHTVKHRKLLLQKMEDFRQINQAVRQRLNQLLDEETDRLDASTKIDGLLNKILQIERENQLLKGDLGVTQRRAEELMYLQQKEQENIKSALNIAKSAEGTRARIQGQLRNKEAENNRLTVQVRTLERTLTQHKAELDDLKASMAALIEQTSQEKEALKKASRVHKQKAERFEATLEKSLTQLQDKDAQLSYLQVKIDTWKREMEQLTEENHKLTTHVELLQKQGITISMKMQKDMEKQAVMVKEREREWEERVRQREKERIKGKEAWAEEREKEQMEWETRVKELEDRMKERKEQEHREREWVKEREAREKELEDRMKERKEQEHKEREWVKEREAREKELEDRMKERKEQEYRERKWAKGREARERELEDRMKERKEQEHKEREWVKEREEREKELEDRMKERKEQEHKEREWVKEREAREKELEDKVKERKEQENKEREWLKEREVREKELDGKMKERKEQDHMEREWVKGKEPREKELEDRMKERKEQENKEREWSKEREAREKEFEDRIKERKEQANKEKEWVKEREVMEKDLEDRMKERKEQEHKEREWEKERREWEDREKERSTGRAERERERRDWQKQYEEREKEWVREGERREMEKAREGTSNTREWQERRVEEVAETSSGHGGMAHQLERFKVQKEHDSGSYAMFKLEKQLAECEAALVQEKSEKDRIVEQIQKKLEKQLAECEAALVQEKSVSSEKDRVVEQVQKKLEKQLAECEAALVQEKNASSEKERTVEKVQKKLEKRLAECEAALVQEKSVSSEKDSTIEQVQKKVATLEAELSDAKLQYKNVSEELQKMQGEDSKAQQVRQELQGRVEELQHLPKTLKKTELRLLACQEKLQTSERKCSEQAEDITKLQFELQAQVNLVRSAVELRESADKTRSQVQEQVDRLQNTLEQLRQEKLDLERRLETQEQTLRHSSQLLEQRSTQCSELERQLEQRTFECKMLNQQLTQNSTDFLDFKEEVKNVKEQVLSKNEALQSTVNELRLLRQSKMKAEKHYEARVKELQLNLDQCESHKKSMQNYVDFLKNSYLMIFEDPISTFWSSAFVN, translated from the exons ATGGGTCCCGAGAATGAACGGCAGAGTCAACCTCCTGGCTGCAGTTCCTCAGCCAGGCTGGGTGTGACACTGACTTGTGCAGACTTCGAAGGCTCTCGTGAAGCCTCAAAGACCATCTGGACGAACACTGGTCTCAACAGAACGCCACAGGTTGAGGTCCACTG TCCGTGTAAGGCAGGGGacaacaacaaagggtttgGATCATTCGTGAAGAGACTAATGGATGCCGAAGCTGCCATCGTCTCTGCAGCCGCACAGCTCCTGTCATTCAAAGACATTCTGAAG GATGCTCCGTCGTCTGCAGTCAACCGGCAGCACACGGTAAAGCACAGAAAACTCTTGCTCCAAAAAATGGAGGACTTTCGTCAAATTAACCAGGCTGTGCGCCAAAGACTGAACCAGCttctggatgaggag ACTGATCGCCTTGATGCGAGCACTAAGATTGATGGTTTGCTGAATAAGATCCTCCAGATTGAACGTGAaaatcag CTTTTAAAAGGTGACCTTGGTGTAACACAAAGAAGAGCGGAAGAGCTGATGTATCTGCAGCAAAAAGAACAG GAGAACATCAAGAGTGCTCTTAACATAGCTAAGTCTGCAGAAGGCACTCGCGCCCGTATACAGGGGCAGCTACGCAACAAGGAGGCGGAAAACAATCGATTGACTGTGCAAGTGCGG ACACTTGAGCGAACCCTAACTCAACACAAGGCAGAGCTAGATGACCTTAAAGCATCCATGGCGGCTCTGATAGAACAGACCTCGCAGGAGAAGGAGGCCCTCAAGAAGGCCTCACGTGTGCACAAGCAGAAAGCTGAGCGATTCGAGGCCACCCTTGAGAAAAGCTTGACTCAGCTGCAGGATAAG GACGCACAGCTGTCATATCTCCAAGTAAAGATAGACACGTGGAAGCGGGAGATGGAGCAACTGACTGAGGAGAACCACAAACTAACTACTCACGTGGAGTTACTGCAAAA GCAAGGAATCACCATCTCGATGAAGATGCAGAAGGACATGGAGAAGCAGGCGGTAATGGTgaaggagcgagagagagaatggGAGGAGAGGGTCAGGCAAAGGGAGAAAGAGAGGATCAAGGGAAAGGAGGCCTGGGCGGAGGAGAGGGAGAAGGAACAGATGGAATGGGAGACGAGGGTGAAGGAACTGGAGGACAGGATGAAGGAAAGGAAGGAGCAGGAGCACAGGGAGAGGGAATGGGTGAAGGAAAGGGAGGCGAGAGAGAAGGAATTGGAGGACAGGATGAAGGAAAGGAAGGAGCAGGAGCACAAGGAGAGGGAATGGGTGAAGGAAAGGGAGGCGAGAGAGAAGGAATTGGAGGACAGAATGAAGGAAAGGAAGGAGCAGGAGTACAGGGAGAGGAAATGGGCGAAGGGAAGGGAGGCAAGGGAGAGGGAATTGGAGGACAGAATGAAGGAAAGGAAGGAGCAGGAGCACAAGGAGAGGGAATGGGTGAAGGAACGGGAGGAGAGGGAGAAGGAATTGGAGGACAGGATGAAGGAAAGGAAGGAGCAGGAGCACAAGGAGAGGGAATGGGTGAAGGAACGGGAGGCGAGGGAGAAGGAATTGGAGGACAAGgtgaaggaaaggaaggaacAGGAGAACAAGGAGAGGGAATGGTTGAAGGAAAGGGAGGTGAGGGAGAAGGAATTAGATGGCAAAatgaaggaaaggaaggaacAGGATCACATGGAGAGGGAATGGGTGAAGGGAAAGGAGCCGAGGGAGAAGGAATTAGAGGACAGGatgaaggaaaggaaggaacAGGAGAACAAGGAGAGGGAATGGTCGAAGGAAAGGGAGGCAAGGGAGAAAGAATTTGAGGACAGGATTAAGGAAAGGAAGGAGCAGGCGAACAAGGAGAAGGAATGGGTAAAGGAAAGGGAGGTGATGGAAAAGGACTTGGAGGACAGGATGAAGGAAAGGAAGGAGCAGGAGCACAAGGAGAGAGAATGGGAGAAGGAAAGGAGGGAGTGGGAAGACAGAGAGAAGGAACGATCGACGGGAAGGGCAgaaagggagagggagaggagagATTGGCAGAAGCAATATGAGGAGAGGGAGAAGGAATGGGTGAGAGAGGGGGAAAGGAGGGAAATGGAGAAGGCGAGAGAGGGCACCTCCAACACGCGGGAGTGGCAAGAAAGGAGAGTGGAGGAAGTGGCGGAGACTTCCTCGGGACATGGCGGTATGGCGCATCAGCTTGAAAGATTCAAAGTGCAAAAGGAGCACGACAGCGGCAGTTATGCTATGTTCAAG TTGGAGAAGCAGCTCGCTGAATGTGAGGCAGCCCTGGTCCAAGAGAAGAGTGAGAAGGACCGCATCGTTGAACAGATTCAAAAGAAG TTGGAGAAGCAGCTTGCTGAATGTGAGGCAGCCCTGGTCCAAGAGAAGAGTGTATCGAGTGAGAAGGACCGCGTCGTTGAACAGGTTCAAAAGAAG TTGGAGAAGCAACTGGCTGAATGTGAGGCAGCTCTGGTCCAAGAGAAGAATGCGTCGAGTGAGAAGGAACGCACCGTTGAAAAGGTTCAAAAGAAG TTGGAGAAGCGGCTTGCTGAATGTGAGGCAGCCCTGGTCCAAGAGAAGAGTGTGTCAAGTGAGAAGGACAGCACCATTGAACAGGTTCAAAAGAAG GTTGCAACGCTGGAAGCAGAGTTGAGCGATGCGAAACTCCAATATAAAAATGTGTCAGAGGAGCTTCAGAAAATGCAAGGAGAAGACTCAAAAGCTCAACAG GTGAGGCAGGAGCTGCAGGGCCGCGTCGAAGAGCTGCAGCATTTGCCTAAAACGCTGAAAAAGACCGAGCTGAGGCTGCTCGCTTGCCAGGAGAAGCTACAAACCTCAGAGAGGAAGTGCTCAGAACAGGCGGAGGACATTACGAAGCTGCAGTTTGAG CTGCAGGCTCAAGTGAATTTGGTGAGATCGGCCGTGGAGCTGAGAGAGTCCGCTGACAAGACCCGTTCGCAAGTGCAAGAACAAGTagacaggctgcaaaa TACGCTGGAGCAGCTGCGCCAAGAGAAACTGGACTTGGAACGTAGGCTGGAGACCCAAGAGCAAACTCTTCGCCACAGCAGCCAGCTACTTGAGCAACGCTCTACGCAGTGCTCGGAGCTCGAACGCCAGCTAGAGCAACGGACGTTCGAATGCAAAATGCTCAACCAGCAGCTGACTCAAAACTCAACAGACTTTTTGGATTTCAAAGAAGAG gtgaaaaatgtcaaagagcAAGTTCTGTCTAAAAACGAGGCCCTTCAGAGCACTGTGAACGAACTGAGGCTTCTCCGTCAGAGCAAGATGAAG GCGGAGAAGCATTATGAGGCGCGTGTGAAAGAGCTGCAGCTCAACCTTGACCAGTGCGAAAGCCACAAGAAGAGCATGCAGAACTACGTGGACTTTCTCAAAAACTCTTACCTGATGATATTTGAAGATCCAATATCCACTTTTTGGTCTTCAGCGTTTGTGAACTGA